One Capra hircus breed San Clemente chromosome 3, ASM170441v1, whole genome shotgun sequence genomic window, GAGATACCTCAGtgtgtattcattttctttttaatatccaACAAGTTCTAATTTTTACCCAACTCCAGAGGTTGTGCTAATAGTAGtcaacatatttcactgtgtTCATGAATGATGTTAGATTTCACAAAGTGATTTCACATCTGTCCTCTTATTTGGTCCTTACAAGTGAGAGGTTAATAGCATCCCTGATTCATGTAAGAGAAAACAGGCTGAGAGACTTttccaggatcacacagctattAAAGACCGAACTGAGGCTGAGACCTGACTATCTGACTTCAGGTGCAGCTTTCCTCTGTGACACCATGCTGCTCTCTCAGGGTGGGGGATCTTAAATTCAGAAATTCCAGGAAGAGTTTGCTGATCCTTTTACTCTCTCTCCTCCTATTCTCCTGGATAGCAGTCCTTTGAGAAACAAGGTTTTCATTCCGGTACTCCTGCTGCCTCCTTCAACTTGCCTTCAGCCCTAGGAAGTGGGGGGCCCATCAATCCGGCCACAGCTGCTGCCTACCCACCTGCCCCCTTTATGCACATCCTGACTCCCCATCAGCAGCCGCACTCCCAGATCCTTCACCATCACCTGCAGCAGGATGGCCAGGTAATAGCCCTTCcccctctttcctttcccttcctcttccttcctatCCCTAAAACTAcctcccctttccttttcttaCCCTTCCTCACCGCCAccttcaccccgccctccccAGCGCCAGCCATGGGCACACAGCACATACAGACACAGCGCACATAACACGAGTGGCCGGCAAAGGGTGCGTCAGAGGAGGGCCAGACGGCAGCCTCACCCCCGATGCCGTTGGCGCCTCTCTCCTCCACCTCTTCCCATAGCACAGTTGCCCTCATCCCATCAGGCCTGGCTCACGCCTCCCTCTTAACCTCCCCAGCCTTCCCCCTTCCCTGACAGTACAGCTTTCCCTTCTAATGGTGGAGTTCTATTGTCAAAGTTTGTCCCTTTATTTTCCATATATCCTGGTTCTGCCTCAGCTACCATATTTGCAGATGATTCTCTGTTGCCAGCGCCAGCAGGAGGAGCAGGTAATGAAACTGAATGATGATATGCTTGAACCCACTCCTTTTCAGTCCCCATTTCACCTCCACAGTCTCAGGGAACTTGAAGAGATTGCACAGTCACAAGTCGGgatacacaaacacaaacacctTGCTGAGCTCTCTGGCCTCCCATTCCTCTCTTGTCCTCCCCTCCTCAatgctctctttttctttctaccCTTCCCTGACTTTTGAAACACTTGGTTACTGGAATGGAAAGGATTCTTGGAACAGCATCTGGAGCCTGGGGCCTCAGACTCTCTTATCTTCCCTGAAATAGGCTCGCAGATGTGAAGGGTGATAGGGCTGGGGAACCCTGGGGTGGTGCAAGTGACCTCTCCCCCTTCCTCATAGATGGTTTGAGAAGCTAGAGTAAGGACTCCTTGCTCTCAACTACAGATACCCAAATTGAGGCATTTATAGGgatcagtgaaagtgaaatcacctTGTGATTACCCATCTCCAAGAGGCCATAATTCTCTCTAGAGAGTAGCCTTCTGGAACAGGAGAGGATGGGTttgagggtggggggaggtggaatTGAAAATGAGTAGAACTGATTCACTATCTTGTCTCCAAAAGTATCCTGCACTCTTTTCATCTTTCCCTTATTTAAAGTTTATAGCTGCTTTTTTATTTGTCAGAGGTGCTCTTAACTGCCGTATAAACCAAATTTCTGACAGTTGAGAAGCAAGCTTCAGAGTAGTTTCTAAGCCAGGGGAATGGGAGAGTAAAACAATTTCTAAATCTCCACTTGAAGATGTCATAAGTTTGTCCCACTAACTCGACATCTTTTTCCTCCCCATTCACCCTCCCATTCCCCTGCAGACGGGCAGCGGGCAACGTAGCCAGACCAGCTCCATCCCGCAGAAGCCCCAGACCAACAAGTCTGCCTACAACAGCTACAGCTGGGGGGCCAACTGAGGCCCCGATCCTCTTCTCCCGGTCCCATCTTCTGAGAGGGCTTCTCAGCCTGGCAACTATGGAAACAGcatcaaagagagaaaagaatgtgGGGGGCTTCcgctaccccccacccccagcggcCCACCCCATGCCTCAGCTTCATGTCTGTCCCATTCCCATACCATCCCCACTCTGTTGTATGTATTATAGGAtttgtattttctccttttttttttttcttcctttcctctcttcctcctcccttgcATTCAAGATTATGAAACTTTGCTGTGGGCCCtgccctctcttctcctcctcctgttcACCCTGGTGGTGTgtgggtgaggtggggaggggggacccCCAAATATATATCAGCCCAACAGCCCTAAGTCTCCTCCTTTATTATtaggaaacaaaacaacaaaaaaaaatggcGTCATGAATATGAACAGCATTGTCAGATGAATTAGttgaagtggtttttttttttgtactgtgTCCTCAAATTTAATGGATTAATGTGTCttgtatatataaaaagaaaacctctACCTTCAGCCTCTGCCCATTCTTGCTCCGTCTAGGATGTCCTCAGTCTCGTCGATGACCAGCTTGGTGAATAAATATTACTGTACCAACTGGGCCTTCTCTAGCAGGCCCCGAAGGCGGTGGAATAAAAACGAAATCTTCGCCCTTTAAGAACTCCTCTGACCTTAATGTGCTGCCCTTGAGGGGATTCCCTCGCCCTCCCTGGAAAATTTCACAGTGGTGCCTGTAAAGAATCATTGCAAATGTTCATTTCCGTCATCTGTAGCAGATTGTAGGCAGTGAAGGGAGTGGGATAGCTGATACTGGGTGGAAAGGGAGAGGATTAACCAATAACTGAAAGAAATCGCTTTGTATGGATAGAATCGAAGTTTAATTTAGATGGGTCCGTGCAAATGAACTGGAAAGAAATGAGTGCGAAATATGCACTGTTGGCTAGCAAAACTGAAGCAGTAGATCTTGCTGTTTGAGTGTTTTCATTTCACATAGCTAATATCCACACCCTTCaagaggaggaggctggagcAAGGCCAGGTTTGGGAAGGAGGTGAGGGCACAGAGAGGGGGAGAGGCTTTGAAAGTCACTGATAGGCAAAAGGGGACACAACACCTCCAAATTCTTCCTTCCCAAAACTTGACTAGATTTCCCTTGCGCTCTCACAAAGCCTATTCTGATGGTTGCAGAGCCTACCTTGGCAAACTACTTAATAGCTGGAGAGATGGAGTTAAGTCCATGCATTCCTGTGTCTTTTACTCTGGGGATGTCATTATTAAAGTAGAAGGCGCTTGATACATTTTGTCCATTCCTCTAATACTAGACTTAAGTCAGGCGAGAAGCAAACTGGATGAAAGAAGGGAGCGGGTGGGTTTAAGGCAGAACACTGGTCCGTGGGTGTGGTGAGTCTGCAATGAGGAAGGGTCTGGGTCCGGTTAATTTGTGTGGGTGGAGTGCCCTCTGGCGGCTGTCTCCGGTGCCATCAAGCGTCAAACCCTCGAAAccctattggagtgggttggtcGGCCTAAAGAATTGGCTTAGAGGGCAAGTGTTCGTTGGGAAATAAAAACTCAGTACGCCCGCTCCCTTCACAGGAAGCAGGTGGGGGCAAAAGTGAAAGCCTTTGGAATTTGATAGGATCGCTCGCCCCGCCCCTCAGCGACGTCCGGCTTACGGTTGTTTTACGACAGTGTGCGATCGCATGCTTGCTTTCCGGCAGCGTGGTCTGACGCTTCGCTCAATTTCCGACAGCGTAGCTCTGGCTGCTACCCGGTGTGGGCTTCAAAGGTTCGAGTCCCACTACGGGAATGAGCCTTTTTGACCTCTTTCGGGGCTTTTTCGGCTTTTCTGGACCTCGGAGGTGAGAGCGGGTTCCGGCCAGACACGGAGGGGCGGGAGTACTCTGAGGGGAGCTTGACCCTGGACACCCTATTTTTGGAAAAACAACCTTTTCTACCCTCCTAAAACTCCTGCGGGAAAAAAAGGTCAACACTGAACACTCACCCCCCGACAGTAACCAGGGCGGTCGCTAAGAGAAGAAACAGCCGCTTAAGCCTTTCTCCAATCTAGGGTGATGCAACAGGGGACCGGGTGGGGAAGACAATGGGCTCTGGAGTCGAGGACAAGTGAGCAAGAccttgggggagggcaggggctgggaaaCACTTAAGAAAAGCCGCAGGGAagcgctgggggcggggcggggtggggcggggcaccAGGTGAGGACTGACGTTGATGAAGCAAAACAAACCCGATGGCCAGTCCTCTACCCTCACTCCAGGCCCTCAGATCCCAACTCTTGTCCTACTCGTCCAGTCTTAGCTGATGCTATGGTTTAAGTGCTGAAATTTTGGTGGCTAATCTGCCTCCACCCCTAGCCACAGAGATCCCTTTTTTGGAGGAATGACTCGCGATGAAGACGAAGAtgatgaggaagaggaagaagaaggagtCACGTGGGGCCGTGGGAACTCGAGGTTTGAGGGTCCCCAGCCCCCTGAGGAATTTAGCtttggcttcagcttcagcccggGAGGAGGAATGCGTTTCCACGATAACTTCGGCTTTGATGACCTAGTACGGGATTTCAACAACATCTTCAGCGAGATGGGGGCCTGGACCTTGCCTTCCCGCCCTCCTGGTGTGTGGATGCTCCTGGGGAAGAACCTGTGGTTTCTACTGGGTCGGTGggtgaaaaaaaaagacttgcagAGAGTAGTTGGGGGTGTTGGGAAGTGTGAGAAAGCTGATGATTTCAAGGAGATTTAAAAAAGCCCAAGTCCTTTCCTACTCCCAGCATCCACCTGCCACCTTTCTGCAGAACTTCCAGGTCCTGAGTCAGAGACACCTGGTGAGAGACGGCAGGAAGGACAGACGCTTCGGGACTCAATGCTTAAGTATCCAGATAGTCACCAGCCCAAGATCTTTGGTCGGGGCTTGGAGAGTGATGCAAGATCTGAATCCCCCAAACCAGCACCAGACTGGGGCCCCCAGAGACCTTTTCATAGGGTGAGTACATCTGGGCCTGAAGTGGGAGCTGTGGAGAAGACTGCAAAGACTGGAAACCTTGCTGGAATCTAACAGACTTGGGTTGTATTTGTCTGTTTTCTATATTAAGCTTTGTGTAGGATATTCTTTGGGAGGAAATGGGAGTTCTGCTTTTTGTTAAAAATTACTGTAGACGATGCTTGGAGAAAGCAGAAATGTTTGAAGGAGGACAGAAAAGTGTCAGTTCAGGAATGCTTTTTTGGTAGAGAAATACATGAATCAGGTAGGAAGGAGGAGGAGTGAGTAAAGAAAGCCATCCTGCTGGGATCAtttctcctggaaaaaaaaaagtagttttggAACTTGGAAATAGTCTGGGTTCTGGGGCCCCTCAAATTTCAGATTGAAAGGTGTCATTTGACCTACTTTGGCTTCTTCTACAGTTCGATGATACGTGGTCTGTGACCCCCCACTCTAGAGCCAGAGAAGACAATGGTAAGTCTGGAGGGAGAGGACATTTACCAGCCGTTTGGTGTCCCTCCCTGAAATTTCTGTCTGCCACATTTGTCCCCTTCTTCGCTTTGGActctttcttgtttcctttctgtGCCCTTCTAGATCTTGATtcccaggtttctcaggagggtcTTGGCCCAGTTCTGCAGCCCCAACCCAAATCCTATTTCAAGAGTGTCTCTGTGACCAAGATCACTAAGCCAGATGGGGTGAGTTGGGAGAGACGGGTAAAGGCAGCTGTGACCAGAGAATGTTCTGGAAAGGGGGACTATGTAAAGAAACAAGTGAACCCACCTTTAGTGATGTTAGGGATATGGTGGGGGGACTTCTTCTTGTAGACTATAGAGGAGCGCCGGACTGTGGTGGACAGCGAGGGCCGGAAAGAGACCACAGTAACCCATCAAGAGGCAGGCGGCAGTCCTAGAGATGGTAAGTGAAGAGTATAAATCAAAGGGATCCATCTCTTAGTTCCATGGGAAAGGGAAACTGTTGCTCTCCTACCATTTAACATTGCTGCCTTCCTTTGCCTCTTTCCAATCTCCTTCATTTAGCCTGTGTGTATCACTCTTTCCCATAGGTCCAGAATCACCAACACCTCCATCCTTGGATGATTCCTCTTCCATCCTGGATTTGTTCCTAGGACGTTGGTTCCGGTCCCGGTAGCCTTGTTAATTAATCACAGAGGCCTTTAGATTctttccacctcccaccctttgCTTGGTATTAATGGGCTTAGTTGTCTTCCTGCCACCTCAGGACCTTGGGTGTGTGGAACAGTGAATTGAAGGTCTGTCAGTGTGTCAGTCACCCAAACTGACCAATAAAACCTTTATTTATGCTAATTCTTTGGTCTTGGTTTTGTCGTGGCTATTCCACTTTCTCACAGTATCCAGGGCTTCCCAAATTAACTTGGCCCACAAAAGATTAGCTCTTTGCTTTACTTGCAAAACTGATTCTGATAAGTAAGGACCAGGTACCTTTAGGAAATGATTTTCCTTATTAATAAATAACTAGTGATAGTTCCAGGGAAATTTCCACATGCAGATGCATCAGGTTTTAAAAAACGATGTATGTAAGCATAGGGGAAAAAATGCTTCCCTGTGTGTGAAATTACTGTGATTGGATggttcagagaaaataaactagCAAAGCATTATTAGTCattttaacaagtggtactggaaaAGCTGGACAGCTGCATACAAAACAAGTAGATTAGAACTTTCCGTTACGtcagatagaaaaataaaaagatgcaaaTGTAAGACATGGAGCCATAAGACTTctggaagagaacataggcaaaacattctctgacataaattgtagcaatattttcttggattagtctcccaaggcaagaataaatggagcctaattaaacttaaaagattttgcacagcaaaagaaaccaataGAACAagaagacaacctatggaatgagAGAAAGTACTTGCAGGTGATATGACTGACAAGGGGTTAGTAACTAAAATATATGAAGAGCTCATAGAGCTCATAAAAAAATCCAGTCAGGACTTCCccagttgtccagtggttaagacttcatgctcctgATGCATGGGGCATTGGTTTgacccctagttggggaactaagagtctACATGCTGTGTGCCCCATCCTCccgcaaaaaaacaaacaaacaaaaaatcctatcaaaaatggacagaagacatgaacagatatttttccaaagaggacatg contains:
- the HAX1 gene encoding HCLS1-associated protein X-1 isoform X1: MSLFDLFRGFFGFSGPRSHRDPFFGGMTRDEDEDDEEEEEEGVTWGRGNSRFEGPQPPEEFSFGFSFSPGGGMRFHDNFGFDDLVRDFNNIFSEMGAWTLPSRPPELPGPESETPGERRQEGQTLRDSMLKYPDSHQPKIFGRGLESDARSESPKPAPDWGPQRPFHRFDDTWSVTPHSRAREDNDLDSQVSQEGLGPVLQPQPKSYFKSVSVTKITKPDGTIEERRTVVDSEGRKETTVTHQEAGGSPRDGPESPTPPSLDDSSSILDLFLGRWFRSR
- the HAX1 gene encoding HCLS1-associated protein X-1 isoform X2, which encodes MGSGVEDNHRDPFFGGMTRDEDEDDEEEEEEGVTWGRGNSRFEGPQPPEEFSFGFSFSPGGGMRFHDNFGFDDLVRDFNNIFSEMGAWTLPSRPPELPGPESETPGERRQEGQTLRDSMLKYPDSHQPKIFGRGLESDARSESPKPAPDWGPQRPFHRFDDTWSVTPHSRAREDNDLDSQVSQEGLGPVLQPQPKSYFKSVSVTKITKPDGTIEERRTVVDSEGRKETTVTHQEAGGSPRDGPESPTPPSLDDSSSILDLFLGRWFRSR